In Erigeron canadensis isolate Cc75 chromosome 1, C_canadensis_v1, whole genome shotgun sequence, a single window of DNA contains:
- the LOC122586107 gene encoding heat shock 22 kDa protein, mitochondrial-like, protein MSSSKLLASKMLLTRCAMAHHHPRPTITATGVAAANRFFNTHAVQDEKIDGGGTNNNKSSSFFYDGLINRFSTTRRLSRFYKRRFEPVPSSVMVRPRCYETNESLQVFIDVPGMAVENMKISVENNNAVLIVGEGDDHFEAIHKFRKYICYIDLPDVDSPDKTYSTRGIKAEMKFNSGQVALTIPKLKPDEIAFNVNINPIIM, encoded by the exons ATGTCGTCGTCAAAGTTACTCGCTTCCAAGATGTTACTCACCAGATGCGCTATGGCCCACCACCACCCACGTCCAACAATAACAGCAACTGGGGTTGCAGCAGCGAATCGTTTTTTCAACACCCACGCTGTCCAGGATGAAAAAATCGATGGCGGTggtactaataataataaatcatcatCTTTCTTCTATG atggGTTGATTAATCGATTCTCAACAACTAGGAGGCTAAGCCGGTTTTACAAGAGGAGGTTTGAGCCAGTTCCGTCGAGTGTTATGGTTCGGCCAAGGTGTTATGAAACCAACGAAAGTCTCCAGGTTTTTATTGACGTTCCTGGAATGGCGGTTGAAAACATGAAGATCtctgttgaaaacaataatgcGGTGTTGATCGTAGGTGAAGGGGATGACCACTTTGAAGCTATACACAagtttagaaaatatatatgctaTATTGATTTACCAGATGTCGATTCACCCGATAAGACCTACTCCACCCGTGGTATCAAGGCAGAGATGAAGTTCAATAGTGGCCAAGTTGCTTTAACTATCCCCAAGTTGAAACCGGATGAAATCGCCTTCAATGTTAACATCAATCCtattattatgtaa